GCCGAAGACGAACAGCCTCAGCTCGTACTCCGTCACGGCACCCGCGGGCATCCCCTGGGCCACCAGGAACTCCGCCCAGTGCTCGCCGTTCCGGAGCGTGGCGGCGCGGAGGCCCTTGGTGGGCTTCTTCTGCCGGTTCAGCCACGTCGCGAGCCGCGCCAGCCGCTCGGCTTCCACGCGGGCGAGCTCCGCGGGCGGCAAGGCGTCCCAGTAGCCGGCTGCGGGGTCGGCGCCCGGCCCGGCGGGCAGGCACGGCGTCGCGGCTTCCGGCGCGGGCCATGCCGCGTCGTCGGTGAAGGCGACCAGTGTGACCTTCACGCCGCACGCCGTCTGGGGATCCCCGCCCGTGGACACGACAGCGATAGCGCGCAGCGCGGCGGTGATCCGCCGGACGTGCGCGGGGGTGGCCCGGCGCTCGGGCGCGTGGATCACGATCATCTTGGGGTACGCGTCGGGTCCGGCGACCGGCCACCCGGCCTTCGCCACCTCGCGCTGCATCGCGCGGTCCAGCGTCCCCCGCGGATCGAAGGTGACGCTCAGCGACGTGCCCGCGAGATTCAGGAACGTCTCCGCCAGCTCGTTCTCCGCGTCCAGCAGCGTGTACAGGTCGTCCAGCTCCGAGTAGATGGCCAGGCCGGTCTCGATCCCGCCGCCGCCCATCACGCTGGCCGCCCATTGCGAGCCGTCCGCGAAATCCAGCAGCAGCGGGCGCGTATCCTCGATGCTCGTCCACGGAGCCGCGCTGTAGAAATCGGCCGCCGCCGCGTGCAGCGCCTCCAGCTCCGCGGGGGTGGCCTCCGTCTCCGCCCAGGCGCCGGGCATCACCACGCGGGCGTGCACGTCGCTCTCGCACATGTGCTCCAACGAGCCGTCCAGCGCCTCGTCCATCTCCGGCGGCAGCCCGGCCTCCACGCGGATGCCGCGGCCGGAAAGCTCCGCC
The genomic region above belongs to Longimicrobiaceae bacterium and contains:
- a CDS encoding SEC-C domain-containing protein; the protein is MRASRNDPCPCGSGKKYKACCMAADQAADRVDELLGGGAGRTAVDAGLAAARTSTTWAVEYVPFSTGFRNDPDGRPSLVIVMADGFIVRGDVQSRRPHSLAERAAMLAAGISAAGRTAGLLPERVLVRDPETAAALQAELSGRGIRVEAGLPPEMDEALDGSLEHMCESDVHARVVMPGAWAETEATPAELEALHAAAADFYSAAPWTSIEDTRPLLLDFADGSQWAASVMGGGGIETGLAIYSELDDLYTLLDAENELAETFLNLAGTSLSVTFDPRGTLDRAMQREVAKAGWPVAGPDAYPKMIVIHAPERRATPAHVRRITAALRAIAVVSTGGDPQTACGVKVTLVAFTDDAAWPAPEAATPCLPAGPGADPAAGYWDALPPAELARVEAERLARLATWLNRQKKPTKGLRAATLRNGEHWAEFLVAQGMPAGAVTEYELRLFVFG